One window from the genome of Haladaptatus paucihalophilus DX253 encodes:
- the glpA gene encoding anaerobic glycerol-3-phosphate dehydrogenase subunit GlpA, with the protein MATDADVLVVGGGSTGTGIARDLAMRGLDVTLVEKGNLTHGTTGRMHGLLHSGGRYAVSDQASAEECIEENRVLRDIASHCVEMTGGQFVQLEGDSDDYFEEKLEGCRDCGIPAEELTAREAREQEPYLTEDVKRAISVPDGAIDPFRLCVANAADAEMHGARIETHAEVTDVLVEGSDVTGVEVRHASGPGKRDHAKPGTTEEIRAEYVVNATGAWAGQLGDMAGVDVEVRPSKGAMVVMNCRQVDTVINHCRPKGDADIIVPHETTAILGTTDEEVDDPENYPEEGWEVDMMIDELSNLVPILRDSRTIRSFWGVRPLYEPPGTGTTDPTDITRDFFLLDHEERDDLGGMASIVGGKFTTYRMMAEQISDHVCDKLGVRATCHTADEPLPGSHDFTLLHDYMEEFGLRSPIGRRSVQRLGSRAEGVLTSTDPNPVICECEAVTRAEIQDAIEGAGTDLNSVRIRTRASMGNCQGGICCQRMASELHPEYDEPTARDALDELFQERWKGERHGLWGEQLSQAALNYALHATTMNRDGDTENIDFAAFDGGNRGD; encoded by the coding sequence ATGGCAACTGACGCCGATGTGCTCGTCGTCGGGGGTGGTTCGACGGGCACGGGCATCGCCCGGGACCTCGCAATGCGGGGACTCGACGTGACGTTGGTCGAGAAGGGAAATCTCACCCACGGGACGACGGGCCGAATGCACGGCCTGCTCCACAGCGGCGGCCGATACGCCGTCTCCGACCAAGCCAGCGCCGAGGAGTGTATCGAGGAGAATCGCGTCCTTCGGGACATCGCCAGTCACTGCGTCGAGATGACCGGCGGGCAGTTCGTCCAGTTGGAGGGCGATTCCGACGACTACTTCGAGGAGAAGTTAGAGGGCTGTCGGGACTGTGGCATCCCGGCCGAGGAGTTGACCGCGCGGGAGGCCCGCGAACAGGAACCCTACCTCACCGAGGACGTAAAGCGCGCCATTTCTGTCCCCGACGGGGCCATCGACCCGTTCCGGCTTTGCGTCGCCAACGCGGCCGACGCCGAGATGCACGGGGCGCGAATCGAGACGCACGCTGAAGTGACGGACGTGCTGGTCGAGGGAAGCGACGTGACCGGCGTCGAAGTGCGCCACGCGAGCGGGCCGGGCAAGCGGGACCACGCGAAACCCGGAACGACCGAGGAGATTCGCGCCGAATACGTCGTCAACGCGACGGGCGCGTGGGCCGGACAACTCGGCGACATGGCGGGCGTCGACGTCGAAGTCCGTCCGTCGAAGGGTGCGATGGTGGTGATGAACTGCCGACAGGTGGATACCGTCATCAACCACTGCCGTCCGAAAGGCGACGCCGACATCATCGTTCCCCACGAGACGACGGCGATTCTCGGGACCACGGACGAGGAGGTAGACGACCCGGAGAACTACCCCGAGGAAGGCTGGGAAGTCGATATGATGATAGACGAGTTGTCGAACCTCGTCCCCATCCTTCGGGACTCCCGAACGATTCGCTCGTTCTGGGGCGTCCGGCCGCTCTACGAACCGCCGGGGACGGGGACGACCGACCCGACGGACATCACCCGCGACTTCTTCCTGCTGGACCACGAGGAGCGCGACGACCTCGGCGGCATGGCGAGCATCGTCGGCGGCAAGTTCACCACGTACCGGATGATGGCCGAGCAGATTTCGGACCACGTGTGCGACAAACTCGGCGTCAGGGCGACCTGCCACACCGCAGACGAACCGCTCCCCGGAAGCCACGATTTTACCCTCCTGCACGACTACATGGAGGAATTCGGGCTTCGGTCCCCCATCGGACGGCGGAGCGTCCAGCGACTCGGCAGTCGGGCCGAAGGCGTGCTCACGAGCACCGACCCGAACCCCGTCATCTGCGAGTGCGAGGCCGTCACCCGCGCGGAGATTCAGGACGCGATAGAGGGTGCGGGAACCGATTTGAACTCGGTTCGCATCCGCACCCGTGCCTCGATGGGCAACTGTCAGGGCGGCATCTGCTGTCAGCGCATGGCGAGCGAACTCCACCCGGAGTACGACGAACCAACCGCCCGCGACGCGCTGGACGAACTGTTTCAGGAGCGCTGGAAGGGCGAACGGCACGGTCTCTGGGGCGAACAGCTCTCGCAGGCCGCGCTGAACTACGCGCTTCACGCGACCACCATGAACCGCGACGGGGACACCGAAAACATCGATTTCGCGGCGTTCGACGGGGGTAACCGTGGCGATTGA
- the glpB gene encoding glycerol-3-phosphate dehydrogenase subunit GlpB, with translation MAIEDDVVVVGGGIAGMATALSAAREGAQVRLLSHKESTLRHASGLIDVLGYADGLVADPFEAISGLPEEHPYRTVGEEGIRDGLDLLDSVTDYAGGHTDRNALVPTFGGRIKPTARYPKTSASGLASDDRDSLLVGFETVVDFDAPLAAERLSADVPFDARGVTVAFLGDFRTDARITRLAHALDENERIERTRNGISTSLPARTALAERVKPHLGDAERVGFPAMLGEERPGEVIASLEAELGADVFEVPMGPPSLPGMRLETAFHDALKDEGVRTTSGNPVVDFEGGDELEAVVVERNGAEIPFYGDQFVLATGGLVGKGIDSTRERVSEPIFDCHVPAPEDRYDWSDPEAFGEHSFARFGVETDDELRVLDADGEPEFDNLRAAGGVLGGYDFAAEKSGSGVSLSTGVVAGRIASEQVNVNP, from the coding sequence GTGGCGATTGAGGACGACGTTGTGGTCGTCGGCGGCGGCATCGCCGGGATGGCGACCGCGCTTTCCGCCGCCCGCGAGGGCGCGCAGGTCAGACTCCTCTCGCACAAGGAGAGTACCCTCCGGCACGCGAGCGGTCTCATCGACGTGCTGGGGTACGCCGACGGACTGGTGGCGGACCCGTTCGAGGCCATCTCCGGGCTTCCCGAAGAGCACCCCTACCGAACCGTCGGCGAGGAGGGAATCCGAGACGGTCTCGACCTCCTCGATTCCGTGACCGACTACGCGGGCGGCCACACCGACAGGAACGCCCTCGTGCCGACGTTCGGCGGGCGAATCAAACCGACGGCGCGGTATCCCAAAACCAGCGCCAGCGGACTGGCGAGCGACGACCGGGACTCCCTGTTGGTCGGCTTCGAGACGGTGGTCGATTTCGACGCGCCGTTGGCGGCCGAGCGACTGTCGGCGGACGTGCCGTTCGACGCGCGCGGCGTCACCGTCGCGTTCCTCGGCGACTTTCGGACCGACGCCCGAATCACCCGACTCGCTCACGCGCTGGACGAAAACGAGCGAATCGAACGGACGCGAAACGGGATTTCGACGTCCCTGCCCGCCCGAACCGCACTCGCCGAACGGGTTAAACCCCACCTCGGCGACGCGGAACGCGTCGGGTTCCCCGCGATGCTCGGCGAGGAACGACCCGGCGAGGTGATAGCGTCACTGGAAGCCGAACTGGGGGCGGACGTGTTCGAGGTGCCGATGGGTCCGCCGAGCCTTCCCGGCATGCGCCTCGAAACCGCGTTCCACGACGCCCTCAAAGACGAAGGCGTGCGAACCACGTCCGGGAATCCCGTCGTGGATTTCGAAGGGGGCGACGAACTCGAAGCCGTCGTCGTGGAGCGAAACGGCGCGGAAATCCCGTTTTACGGCGACCAGTTCGTGCTGGCGACGGGCGGCTTGGTCGGCAAGGGAATCGATTCGACGCGCGAGCGCGTGTCCGAGCCAATTTTCGACTGTCACGTCCCCGCGCCCGAGGACCGGTACGACTGGTCGGACCCCGAGGCGTTCGGCGAGCACTCCTTCGCCCGATTCGGGGTGGAAACCGACGACGAACTGCGGGTGCTCGACGCGGACGGCGAACCGGAATTCGACAACCTTCGCGCCGCCGGTGGCGTTCTCGGCGGCTACGATTTCGCGGCGGAGAAGTCAGGTAGCGGCGTCTCGCTCTCGACCGGCGTCGTGGCGGGACGGATTGCGAGCGAACAGGTGAATGTGAATCCATGA
- a CDS encoding anaerobic glycerol-3-phosphate dehydrogenase subunit C, producing the protein MSEKQADRRDAAELRDVFTGEPLDLRPGSDDCYKCSTCDTECPVAEVDDDFPGPKFQGPEQWRLKRKEDQDIDDSIMSCSNCMRCDSVCPSDVPLSGMHNTARGEYVEEEMSKFSREYIRNRILANYGRLAPLGAKFPRLANFVMGLSVTKTVYEKLLGIAGEREFPAFAEQTFTDWWEERGGNAASKKRAERNRGEEESDDKRVAYFHGDYSNFNTPEVAKSMVRVYEEFGYEVVVPEQRCSGTPMFANGMLDDAKRAAKFNIETFAALVEQGYDVICSCTSCSMALRQEYPELYSFDGTAKVAANTYEALEFLRINEDLDGALADASVPESEFGSLAYHAPCHARNQGLDGQAVELLSALDGTDPVDVGDSCSGISGTYGWKEEKYDTSMKIGEEMFEHMEDTEGETGMTECPTCAMQMNHGTGYDIRHPLEVLDAALVS; encoded by the coding sequence ATGAGTGAGAAGCAAGCAGACCGACGAGACGCGGCAGAACTCCGAGACGTGTTTACAGGCGAACCGCTCGACCTCAGACCGGGGTCCGACGACTGCTATAAATGCTCGACGTGCGACACGGAGTGTCCCGTCGCCGAAGTGGACGACGACTTCCCCGGACCGAAGTTCCAAGGTCCCGAGCAGTGGCGACTCAAGCGCAAGGAGGACCAGGACATCGACGACTCCATCATGTCGTGTTCGAACTGCATGCGCTGTGATAGCGTCTGTCCCTCCGACGTGCCGCTCTCCGGGATGCACAACACGGCTCGCGGGGAGTACGTGGAAGAAGAGATGTCGAAGTTCTCGCGGGAGTACATCCGCAACCGAATTCTGGCGAACTACGGCCGACTCGCGCCGCTCGGCGCGAAGTTCCCCCGCCTCGCCAACTTCGTGATGGGTCTCTCGGTGACGAAGACGGTCTACGAGAAACTCCTCGGCATCGCGGGAGAACGCGAGTTCCCCGCCTTCGCCGAGCAGACGTTCACCGACTGGTGGGAGGAGCGAGGCGGCAACGCCGCCTCGAAAAAGCGAGCGGAGCGCAACCGGGGCGAAGAAGAGTCGGACGACAAGCGCGTCGCCTACTTCCACGGCGACTACTCGAACTTCAATACGCCAGAGGTCGCAAAGTCGATGGTCCGCGTGTACGAGGAGTTCGGCTACGAAGTCGTCGTGCCCGAACAGCGCTGTTCGGGGACGCCGATGTTCGCCAACGGCATGCTGGACGATGCGAAGCGCGCCGCGAAGTTCAACATCGAGACGTTCGCCGCGCTGGTCGAACAAGGGTACGACGTCATCTGCTCGTGTACCTCCTGTTCGATGGCGCTCCGGCAGGAGTACCCCGAACTCTACTCGTTCGACGGCACCGCGAAGGTCGCCGCGAACACCTACGAGGCCCTCGAATTCCTCCGCATCAACGAGGACTTGGACGGCGCGCTCGCGGACGCCTCCGTCCCGGAATCCGAGTTCGGCTCGCTCGCCTACCACGCGCCCTGCCACGCCAGAAATCAGGGACTCGACGGGCAGGCCGTCGAACTGCTGTCGGCGCTCGACGGCACCGACCCGGTGGACGTCGGCGACTCCTGTTCCGGCATCAGCGGCACCTACGGCTGGAAGGAGGAGAAGTACGACACGTCGATGAAAATCGGCGAGGAGATGTTCGAACACATGGAGGACACGGAGGGCGAGACGGGCATGACCGAGTGTCCGACCTGCGCGATGCAGATGAATCACGGGACGGGCTACGATATCCGCCACCCGCTCGAAGTGCTGGACGCGGCGCTGGTCAGTTGA